The Sphingobacteriales bacterium genomic sequence TACTGCGACCGAAAAGTACGATACCCTACTAAATAAAACAACCATCGTCATTTCAGAAATACAAAGCGCACAGCCGCCCGCAACACTCACTTTAGAAGAGGTGCAAGCCCGTATGGCTTCCTATTTTTATAGTGGCGACTGGCAACAGCTACAAACTGCTGCTAAAACCAACAACAAAATTTACTTTGTTGATTTTGTTACAAATTGGTGTCAAGTTTGCCGCGAAATGGATAACAAAGTATTTGCCAGCGAAAATTTTAGCAAATTTGTAACCCAAAACAATATCTTAGCCTATAAACTAAACGCCGACAAGCAAAGTGATATTGCTGATTACTACGGTATAGAATACTACCCCACTATAATATTTTTTAATGCAAACGGGCAAGAATTAGGTCGCACAACGGGTTATACCAGCGAAGATATTTTGGTACAGCACCTTAAGCATTACAAACCTAAAGTGCCGCATACAAAATATTCAAGTTTCCGGTAATTCCGGCCAATAAACAAACAAGCACAGCTCAAGAGCTAATCAACAAATAAGGTTTGAGCCCAAATAAATCTTTCTTATATTTATTTCTTTTCGCTTGTTGTTCCTGTTAATTTTTTCCATACGTTTTCGCCAACTTTTTTGCCCTGCACCTGACCCGCCTCAATAGCACGGCGGAAGTGGATACCTCCATACAAGCGACTAATACAGGCTTCGTCGGCTGCTTGCTGTATAGATTTGAATTTGCGCGGCGTAAGACCTTCTATGTCTAAAGCATTGTCGGTAAAGGCCATGTTTTTTCCAAACTGTTGGGTTAGCACATAAGCAACCGCCGATGAGGCAACACTATGCCCACTGGTGTGTTCCGGAAAAGG encodes the following:
- a CDS encoding thioredoxin family protein, translating into MSTNSFNVYPTENQITATEKYDTLLNKTTIVISEIQSAQPPATLTLEEVQARMASYFYSGDWQQLQTAAKTNNKIYFVDFVTNWCQVCREMDNKVFASENFSKFVTQNNILAYKLNADKQSDIADYYGIEYYPTIIFFNANGQELGRTTGYTSEDILVQHLKHYKPKVPHTKYSSFR